In Candidatus Atribacteria bacterium ADurb.Bin276, one DNA window encodes the following:
- a CDS encoding AIR carboxylase, translating to MVISVFFHTLEDLWNQKITPQEAEKQLRQLLYEDLDFVKIDHHRALRKGFPEVVFCQGKTQDQILTILKKMSEQYPNLLATRAQPDHFLAVQKEIPDILYHPTAHLLVLERKPVEKKGCVTIISAGTADLPIAEEAAVTAEIAGSYINRIYDIGIAGIHRLFSHLDQLWQSNVIVAVAGMEGALPGVVSGMVGRPVIAVPTSVGYGAHFQGLSALLTMLNSCSPGIATVNIDNGFGAGYLAHLINQLAEGEK from the coding sequence ATGGTTATCTCGGTTTTTTTTCATACCTTAGAAGATCTCTGGAACCAAAAAATTACCCCACAAGAAGCCGAAAAACAATTACGTCAGCTTCTCTATGAAGACCTCGACTTTGTAAAAATTGATCATCATAGAGCATTAAGGAAAGGATTCCCTGAGGTAGTTTTTTGTCAGGGAAAAACCCAAGATCAAATTTTAACTATCCTGAAGAAAATGAGTGAACAATATCCAAATTTATTAGCCACCAGAGCTCAACCCGATCATTTTTTGGCCGTACAGAAAGAAATACCGGATATTCTATATCATCCAACCGCTCACCTTTTGGTCTTAGAACGAAAACCGGTCGAAAAAAAAGGGTGCGTTACAATAATCAGCGCCGGAACCGCCGATCTTCCAATAGCCGAGGAAGCTGCCGTAACCGCCGAAATTGCGGGGAGTTATATAAACCGGATTTATGACATTGGGATCGCTGGGATTCACCGTCTTTTTTCTCATCTCGATCAACTTTGGCAATCCAACGTTATCGTAGCAGTAGCCGGCATGGAAGGTGCTTTACCGGGGGTCGTTTCCGGTATGGTCGGACGACCAGTGATTGCAGTGCCCACCAGTGTTGGCTATGGAGCTCACTTTCAAGGTCTCTCGGCTTTATTAACCATGTTGAACTCGTGCTCACCTGGTATTGCCACGGTTAATATTGATAATGGATTCGGTGCCGGGTACCTGGCTCATCTTATTAATCAACTTGCTGAAGGAGAAAAATAA
- a CDS encoding cytidylate kinase translates to MVKYEVEKVGIITISRETESLGDEIATQLSKQLNYECIDRERLAVLLHEAHQEDLDENIDRQKFLIWAKNVKEILLKQAKRGPIIFLGRGGQTIFQNDSRAFHLLIVSSPELRLQRIMEKYRQDEVTASHILAELDRKREKFLLEALGADWKNPLIYHLVLNTAYYTVNQSCQIIQEAIKNLGVHRTPKEQQLLFPSLDFGGNRVEFVHPSEEEFARILDFYRIKWLYEPRTFPLEWDSEGNVVEAFSPDFYLPDFDLFIELTTQKQKLVRKKNRKVKRLKDLYPKVKIKVIYSRDYTHLLRKFGVEEDI, encoded by the coding sequence GTGGTGAAATATGAAGTGGAAAAAGTAGGTATTATTACAATCTCAAGAGAAACCGAAAGCCTTGGTGATGAGATCGCTACTCAATTATCAAAACAATTGAATTACGAATGCATTGATCGTGAACGATTAGCCGTGCTACTACATGAAGCCCATCAAGAAGATTTGGATGAGAATATTGATCGACAGAAATTCCTCATTTGGGCAAAAAACGTGAAGGAAATCCTTCTTAAACAAGCTAAAAGAGGTCCAATAATTTTTCTTGGCCGAGGAGGACAAACCATTTTTCAAAACGATTCCAGGGCCTTTCATTTGTTGATCGTTTCTTCACCCGAACTTCGTTTGCAAAGAATTATGGAAAAATATCGACAGGATGAAGTAACCGCTTCCCATATTTTGGCTGAATTGGATCGGAAAAGAGAAAAATTTCTTCTTGAAGCTTTAGGCGCCGATTGGAAAAATCCTCTTATCTATCACTTAGTTTTAAACACAGCTTATTATACGGTAAATCAATCCTGTCAAATTATTCAGGAAGCAATCAAGAATTTAGGTGTTCATCGAACCCCCAAAGAACAGCAATTGTTGTTTCCCAGCCTTGATTTTGGCGGGAATCGAGTTGAGTTTGTTCATCCATCTGAAGAAGAGTTTGCACGGATACTCGATTTTTATCGAATCAAATGGCTTTATGAGCCCCGTACTTTTCCTTTGGAGTGGGATAGTGAAGGGAATGTTGTCGAAGCTTTTTCACCTGATTTTTACCTACCCGATTTCGATCTTTTCATTGAACTCACTACTCAAAAACAAAAATTAGTCAGGAAAAAAAACCGCAAAGTGAAAAGGCTAAAAGACTTATATCCAAAGGTAAAAATTAAAGTTATTTATTCACGAGACTATACTCATCTTTTACGTAAGTTTGGAGTGGAGGAAGATATATGA
- the braC_3 gene encoding Leucine-, isoleucine-, valine-, threonine-, and alanine-binding protein precursor gives MKRLTWLGIFLAILLLVSVPVFGQDAVKIGANLEMTGSVAAYGQMINEGIELIRDIVGTEVLGKQIEYVLVDNKSDKVEAANAATRLIDKEKVVAIIGPAISGSMLSAGPICEEKKVPQISATSTNPLVTQDKKYSFRATFIDSYQGLAAAQYAYVDLGAKSVAILSDIAQDYCVALGNFFKDAYEKLGGEVLTVQHCKSGDQDFSAQLTTIMNLNPDVIYLPNYYTEIALICRQARDLGYEGKMLGGDGSDAPELVDIGGDAVEGFYFTAHGDTEKALTEIGQKYFDAYRAKFNKEPGVFGALAADCYIIILDAIKRANSFEPEKVAAAIEDTKDLEVTTGKITIEKGDALKPVVVKQVEGGKAKLLGTIEVK, from the coding sequence TTGAAGAGATTAACATGGTTGGGAATATTTTTAGCAATTCTTTTATTAGTATCGGTTCCGGTTTTTGGTCAAGATGCGGTTAAAATTGGAGCAAACTTGGAAATGACCGGTTCAGTCGCCGCTTATGGTCAAATGATCAATGAGGGCATTGAACTTATAAGGGATATTGTTGGAACCGAAGTATTAGGAAAACAAATCGAATATGTCTTGGTTGATAATAAAAGTGATAAGGTAGAAGCGGCTAATGCAGCTACCCGCTTAATCGACAAGGAAAAAGTTGTTGCGATTATCGGCCCAGCAATAAGTGGAAGTATGTTATCGGCCGGTCCAATTTGTGAAGAAAAAAAGGTGCCCCAGATTTCAGCGACCTCTACCAATCCTTTGGTCACTCAGGATAAGAAATATTCTTTCCGGGCAACTTTTATCGATTCTTATCAAGGGTTAGCTGCCGCTCAGTATGCTTATGTGGATTTAGGTGCAAAATCTGTGGCAATTCTATCCGATATTGCCCAGGACTACTGTGTTGCTCTCGGGAACTTCTTCAAAGATGCCTATGAAAAATTAGGAGGAGAAGTTTTGACCGTTCAACATTGTAAATCTGGAGACCAGGATTTTTCAGCCCAGTTGACTACTATTATGAATTTGAATCCGGATGTGATTTATCTTCCAAACTATTACACCGAAATTGCACTGATTTGCCGTCAAGCTCGTGATTTAGGATATGAAGGGAAAATGTTGGGTGGCGATGGTTCCGATGCTCCGGAATTAGTTGATATTGGTGGTGATGCTGTTGAAGGGTTTTATTTCACCGCTCACGGTGATACCGAAAAAGCTTTAACCGAGATCGGCCAAAAATACTTCGATGCCTATCGGGCAAAATTTAATAAAGAACCCGGTGTTTTTGGAGCTTTAGCAGCTGATTGTTATATAATCATTCTTGATGCCATCAAACGAGCTAACTCATTTGAACCAGAAAAAGTAGCCGCAGCAATCGAAGACACCAAAGACTTAGAAGTAACTACTGGAAAAATAACCATTGAAAAAGGCGATGCTTTAAAACCGGTTGTAGTGAAGCAGGTTGAAGGTGGTAAAGCGAAGCTTCTTGGAACCATCGAAGTCAAATAA
- a CDS encoding thiol-disulfide oxidoreductase, whose translation MNSSQSQAAAWRDVPPFNLYDLTGQEIPFSVDDQMVVVLFLSPECFSCDRELFAAQYLQKNLQFQLIPICVGCDWREVKRILESLNLDLQVYMGLNNLKATWGFWEFPTAFLVDQNMKIIEKWQGKIAVESLEKEIIQNALAQAKPKRKKADGSTSPSACSDGVCY comes from the coding sequence ATGAATTCTTCCCAGTCACAAGCGGCGGCGTGGCGCGATGTTCCTCCTTTCAATCTTTACGATTTGACCGGTCAAGAAATACCTTTTTCTGTTGATGATCAAATGGTTGTTGTTCTTTTTTTATCCCCGGAATGTTTTTCTTGTGATCGAGAACTATTTGCAGCTCAATATCTTCAAAAAAACCTTCAATTCCAGCTGATTCCCATCTGTGTTGGATGCGATTGGCGAGAAGTAAAACGCATTCTTGAATCTCTAAACTTGGATTTACAGGTATACATGGGGCTTAATAATTTAAAGGCGACCTGGGGTTTTTGGGAATTCCCAACCGCCTTCTTAGTTGACCAAAACATGAAAATCATTGAAAAATGGCAAGGTAAAATTGCCGTTGAATCTTTAGAAAAAGAAATTATTCAAAACGCTCTTGCTCAAGCAAAACCAAAAAGAAAAAAAGCGGATGGCTCCACTTCTCCATCCGCTTGTAGTGACGGTGTTTGCTACTAA
- the hpt_1 gene encoding Hypoxanthine phosphoribosyltransferase produces MIESKLGECVFTRSEIEKRVQEIAAEINQDYLGKRPLIISILRGAIFFTVDLVRSLTIPFDLDFMALSNYKTGFKKVEIEKDVDEEVADRDVIIVEDIIDTGLTLNYLTRVMEKRFPSSVVTCTFLDCPDRRFIEVPIHYSCFEIPDIYVVGYGLDFRGDFRNLMEIYTIYDPSGRSTQILKQMGKGVPR; encoded by the coding sequence ATGATTGAATCAAAACTGGGCGAATGTGTTTTCACTCGATCGGAAATTGAAAAAAGAGTGCAAGAAATCGCAGCTGAAATTAATCAGGATTATTTGGGGAAAAGGCCGTTGATTATTTCTATCCTTCGCGGTGCCATTTTTTTTACTGTTGACTTGGTTCGTTCGTTAACCATTCCTTTCGATCTCGACTTTATGGCTCTATCGAATTATAAAACTGGATTTAAGAAAGTTGAAATTGAAAAAGATGTCGATGAAGAAGTTGCCGATCGAGATGTCATCATCGTAGAAGATATAATCGATACCGGCCTAACCTTAAATTATTTAACCCGGGTTATGGAAAAGCGTTTTCCATCCAGTGTTGTAACTTGTACTTTTTTAGATTGTCCTGATCGACGGTTCATTGAGGTTCCCATACATTATTCGTGCTTTGAAATCCCGGATATTTATGTCGTCGGGTATGGGCTAGACTTTCGTGGAGATTTTCGAAATTTGATGGAGATATATACTATATATGATCCCAGCGGTCGGAGCACACAAATATTAAAGCAGATGGGGAAAGGAGTTCCTCGATGA
- a CDS encoding methylcobalamin:coenzyme M methyltransferase, protein MTSRERLIAAMNHQPVDRIPFDLGSTSITGIHVSCLHSLKVSLGLISPREPVKVINPFLMLGEVDEALRRRLDIDTIDLPTLGNSFGFENVNWKPWKLFDGTPVLVPEKFNTVPDMNGNILQYPKGDKSYRPSACMPNGGFYHDPLIRKKEVIESELTVENQTEEYTILQEENLRFYESEAERLFRDTQYGIIFRGVAGSNLSDIAHIPGCGLPDPKGIRDFEEWYISLLTRKEFIKDVFARMTEIALENLKLVFQAVGNKIQVIVISAADFGSQNGLFISQDLYRELFKPFHQRVNDWVHQHTTWKTFIHTCGSIYPLLPDLHEAGFDILNPVQISAACMDPVQLKDQFGKWFTFWGGGVNTQKTLPFGSPDEVREEVKYLIEVFGKNSGFVWNAVHNIQAKVPVENLKALFEAIQEYRVSY, encoded by the coding sequence ATGACTTCTCGAGAACGTTTAATAGCAGCAATGAATCATCAGCCAGTGGATCGGATACCTTTCGATCTTGGCAGTACGAGCATTACTGGAATTCATGTCAGTTGTCTTCATTCTTTGAAGGTATCTTTAGGTTTGATATCTCCGCGAGAACCAGTCAAGGTGATCAATCCTTTCCTCATGCTGGGGGAAGTTGATGAAGCACTTAGAAGACGACTCGATATTGATACCATTGACTTACCAACTTTAGGAAACTCTTTTGGTTTTGAAAATGTTAATTGGAAACCCTGGAAACTTTTTGATGGAACACCAGTTTTAGTTCCGGAAAAATTTAATACCGTCCCCGATATGAATGGCAACATTCTTCAATACCCAAAAGGTGATAAAAGCTATCGACCTTCAGCTTGTATGCCCAACGGAGGTTTTTACCATGATCCTTTGATTCGAAAAAAAGAAGTTATAGAATCGGAGCTCACCGTAGAAAATCAAACGGAAGAATATACGATTCTTCAGGAAGAAAACCTGCGTTTTTATGAATCAGAAGCTGAACGCCTTTTTCGAGATACTCAATATGGGATAATCTTTCGAGGAGTGGCAGGGAGCAATTTGAGTGATATTGCTCATATACCTGGATGTGGTCTTCCCGATCCCAAAGGGATACGGGACTTTGAAGAATGGTACATTTCTCTATTAACCAGAAAAGAGTTTATCAAAGATGTCTTTGCCAGAATGACCGAAATTGCCTTAGAAAACTTAAAATTAGTTTTTCAGGCAGTTGGTAATAAAATTCAAGTCATTGTTATATCAGCAGCTGATTTTGGATCGCAAAATGGTCTATTTATTTCTCAAGATTTATACCGGGAACTGTTTAAACCTTTTCATCAAAGGGTTAATGATTGGGTTCACCAACATACAACCTGGAAAACCTTTATTCATACTTGTGGTTCAATTTATCCTCTTCTTCCAGATCTTCATGAAGCTGGATTTGATATTCTTAATCCGGTTCAAATTTCAGCGGCATGTATGGATCCGGTTCAATTAAAAGACCAATTTGGGAAATGGTTTACCTTTTGGGGTGGAGGAGTGAATACCCAGAAGACTTTACCTTTTGGGTCACCAGATGAAGTAAGGGAAGAGGTGAAATATCTTATCGAAGTATTCGGAAAAAATAGTGGTTTTGTTTGGAATGCCGTGCATAATATCCAAGCGAAAGTACCAGTCGAAAATTTAAAAGCATTGTTTGAAGCGATTCAAGAATACCGTGTGAGTTATTAG
- the lptB_3 gene encoding Lipopolysaccharide export system ATP-binding protein LptB has translation MNNKIDTILSLNGLTMIFGGLIAVNDFNFQLQDGDLAGLIGPNGAGKTTIFNMITGQYVPTKGKVVFINQELNELPPHTITSLGIARTFQNIRLFGNLSVLDNVLVSFQKELKKTFFSAMWETPGYIRQEKVMRAEGEQLLEAVGLLGMAGEEAKNLPYGQQRRLEIARALATHPKLLLLDEPAAGMNPHETMDLMSFIQRIRKEFNLTILLIEHDMKVVMGICERVAVMDFGIKIAEGTPNEIRNNPKVIEAYLGVEG, from the coding sequence ATGAACAATAAGATAGATACAATTCTCTCTTTAAATGGTTTAACGATGATTTTTGGTGGATTAATTGCTGTTAATGATTTTAATTTTCAACTTCAAGACGGAGATTTAGCCGGATTAATTGGTCCCAATGGAGCTGGAAAAACAACAATATTTAATATGATAACTGGCCAATATGTTCCTACTAAAGGGAAAGTCGTTTTTATAAATCAAGAGCTCAACGAACTTCCTCCCCATACTATCACTTCTCTCGGTATAGCCAGAACTTTCCAAAATATTCGTTTATTTGGCAACTTATCAGTGCTCGATAATGTTTTGGTATCTTTCCAAAAAGAACTAAAGAAAACCTTTTTCAGTGCCATGTGGGAAACCCCTGGATATATTCGTCAGGAAAAAGTCATGAGAGCAGAAGGAGAACAACTGTTAGAAGCAGTTGGTTTGCTTGGAATGGCGGGAGAGGAAGCCAAAAATTTGCCCTATGGACAGCAAAGAAGGTTGGAAATAGCCCGAGCCTTGGCCACTCATCCGAAACTTCTTTTATTAGATGAACCAGCAGCAGGAATGAATCCTCATGAAACCATGGACCTCATGAGTTTTATCCAGAGAATCCGCAAGGAGTTTAATTTAACCATTCTTCTTATCGAACACGATATGAAAGTTGTTATGGGGATCTGTGAAAGAGTAGCGGTAATGGATTTTGGAATCAAAATTGCCGAGGGAACACCAAATGAAATTCGTAATAATCCAAAAGTAATTGAAGCCTACTTGGGAGTGGAAGGATAA
- the rpfG_7 gene encoding Cyclic di-GMP phosphodiesterase response regulator RpfG: MEIKSDSLYFHELPIGFFAIHPDGKLIETNRYFNQMFQLKTKDTNFFQLFVSPEASLAWQSLLESNETLTGFEAQFYTQQRKSKWVEINTRKVKNTFNQIFFYVGTIQDITKRKDSELKKESQSSELLTILNQIPHPLYISDPDGYSLLFVNQALQKKLGEVIGQKCHRVLHGFQSPCIFCTNHTVFEDQNSETLIWDFFNQNEKKWYRCIDKAIPWPDGRKVKYQMAIDITKEKRTEFQFNKLLENLQNTLEGTVRAISDMVEIRDPYIAGHQKRVAQLSCAIAEEMGYSQERINGLRIAGLLHDIGKIYLPQEILWKPHQLTDIEFNMIKNHPEVGYQILNHIHFPWPVNKIILQHHEKIDGSGYPKGLTGKDILLEAKILAVADTIEAMVSNRPYREPFHIEEALGEIQLHKNIHYDSEIVDTCLFIFTKKEFQFES; the protein is encoded by the coding sequence ATGGAAATCAAGAGTGATTCCCTCTATTTTCATGAATTACCTATAGGTTTTTTTGCTATTCATCCTGATGGAAAATTAATAGAAACCAACCGGTACTTCAATCAAATGTTCCAACTAAAAACCAAAGATACCAATTTTTTCCAATTATTTGTTTCTCCGGAAGCGAGTCTTGCCTGGCAATCATTATTAGAAAGCAATGAAACCCTCACTGGATTTGAAGCTCAATTTTATACTCAACAACGAAAATCAAAGTGGGTTGAGATAAATACTCGGAAGGTTAAGAATACTTTCAATCAAATATTTTTCTATGTTGGGACTATTCAAGATATTACCAAAAGAAAAGATTCAGAATTGAAAAAAGAAAGCCAGTCGAGTGAACTCCTTACCATCCTTAATCAGATTCCACATCCTCTCTATATCTCCGATCCTGATGGCTATTCCCTCTTATTTGTAAATCAAGCTCTGCAAAAAAAATTGGGAGAAGTTATTGGGCAAAAATGTCATCGTGTTCTTCATGGCTTTCAGTCTCCTTGTATATTCTGTACCAATCACACCGTATTTGAGGATCAGAATTCCGAAACTTTAATATGGGATTTTTTTAATCAAAACGAAAAAAAATGGTATCGATGTATTGATAAAGCCATTCCTTGGCCTGATGGCCGAAAAGTGAAATATCAAATGGCTATTGATATCACCAAAGAAAAACGGACCGAATTTCAATTCAATAAGTTATTGGAAAACCTCCAAAATACCTTAGAGGGAACAGTTAGAGCTATTTCAGACATGGTCGAGATTAGGGACCCCTATATAGCCGGCCATCAAAAGCGAGTTGCTCAGCTCTCCTGCGCTATTGCAGAAGAAATGGGTTACTCTCAAGAGAGAATCAATGGTTTACGCATTGCTGGATTGCTGCATGACATTGGAAAAATATATCTTCCACAAGAAATTCTCTGGAAACCTCATCAGCTCACTGATATTGAATTCAACATGATAAAAAATCACCCTGAGGTTGGATACCAAATATTGAACCATATCCATTTCCCCTGGCCGGTTAATAAAATCATATTGCAACATCACGAAAAAATTGATGGATCGGGATATCCAAAAGGATTAACCGGGAAAGATATTTTACTTGAAGCAAAAATTTTAGCCGTTGCCGATACTATCGAAGCCATGGTATCCAATCGTCCCTATCGAGAGCCCTTTCATATCGAAGAGGCTCTTGGTGAAATCCAACTTCATAAAAATATCCATTATGATTCGGAGATTGTTGATACCTGCCTTTTCATTTTTACCAAAAAAGAATTTCAGTTCGAATCTTGA
- the livF_4 gene encoding High-affinity branched-chain amino acid transport ATP-binding protein LivF, translated as MNAEQPLLMIDSLHVYYGGIHALKGISLEVYKNKIVSLIGANGAGKSTTLRTISGLVRSKTGTIKLKNSLIGELPTHRIVEMGIAMVPEGRKIFPNLTVMENLILGCYTRKDMVQIKNDMDWIFSIFPRLKERTWQKGGTLSGGEQQMLAVGRALMSRPQLLMMDEPSLGLAPLLVKEIFHIIKKINQEGTTILLIEQNARAALEISDFAYVMETGKITISGEGKGLLYDEKVRKAYLGED; from the coding sequence ATGAACGCTGAGCAACCATTATTAATGATAGATAGCCTCCATGTTTATTACGGCGGGATTCATGCCTTAAAAGGGATATCCTTAGAGGTTTATAAAAACAAGATTGTTTCTTTAATTGGTGCGAATGGAGCCGGAAAGAGCACAACACTGAGAACCATTTCTGGATTAGTTCGCTCGAAGACAGGAACTATCAAATTAAAAAATAGCTTAATTGGCGAGTTACCCACCCACCGAATTGTCGAAATGGGAATTGCAATGGTCCCCGAAGGAAGAAAAATTTTCCCGAACCTTACCGTTATGGAGAACCTCATTCTTGGGTGTTATACCAGAAAAGATATGGTTCAAATTAAAAATGATATGGATTGGATTTTTTCCATCTTTCCTCGATTGAAAGAAAGAACCTGGCAAAAGGGTGGAACCCTGAGTGGCGGGGAACAGCAGATGTTAGCAGTTGGTCGGGCTCTCATGTCTCGACCTCAATTGCTGATGATGGATGAACCGTCATTAGGGCTTGCACCACTCTTAGTGAAAGAAATATTTCATATCATAAAAAAAATTAATCAGGAAGGAACCACCATCTTGCTCATTGAACAGAATGCTCGGGCTGCTTTGGAAATATCTGATTTTGCCTATGTTATGGAAACTGGTAAAATTACCATCAGTGGAGAAGGAAAAGGCTTACTATATGATGAAAAGGTCAGAAAGGCTTATTTAGGCGAAGATTAG
- the livH_5 gene encoding High-affinity branched-chain amino acid transport system permease protein LivH → MSFTQFFQQLMNGFSLGSLYALLAIGYTLVYGILSLINFAHSDVFMLGTYFAFYMIAIFMLPWWLSVIISVVLCAIVGMTIERVAYRPLRSAPRISALITAVGVSYFLENLGLVVLGARPKGFPRPDLMKNVYVIAGAKIQGVSFWVPIISIGILMVLLYIVYKTKVGMAMRAVAKDMETTRLMGVNVDQIILYTFALGSALAAAGGVMWAAKFPQINPLMGIFPGWKAFTAAVVGGIGNVVGAMIGGFIIGLAEILIAAFFPSLTGYKDAFVFGLLILFLIIKPNGIMGETLKEKV, encoded by the coding sequence ATGAGTTTTACCCAATTTTTTCAGCAACTAATGAATGGATTTTCCCTTGGCAGTCTCTACGCCTTATTGGCAATCGGTTATACGCTGGTTTACGGCATCCTCAGTTTAATTAATTTTGCTCATAGCGATGTTTTTATGCTCGGAACTTACTTTGCTTTTTATATGATTGCCATATTTATGCTTCCCTGGTGGCTTTCAGTTATAATTAGTGTGGTATTGTGCGCTATTGTTGGAATGACGATTGAGCGAGTAGCTTATCGTCCCCTTCGGTCAGCACCTCGTATTTCAGCCTTAATTACTGCCGTAGGAGTATCTTATTTTTTGGAAAATTTAGGATTAGTGGTTTTAGGAGCCAGACCGAAAGGGTTTCCTCGCCCTGACCTTATGAAAAATGTCTATGTTATTGCCGGTGCAAAAATTCAAGGGGTGAGTTTTTGGGTACCAATCATTAGTATCGGTATTTTAATGGTCTTACTTTATATTGTATATAAAACCAAAGTAGGAATGGCCATGCGGGCTGTAGCTAAAGATATGGAAACCACCCGACTTATGGGTGTGAATGTTGACCAGATCATTCTTTATACCTTCGCTCTCGGATCGGCATTAGCTGCTGCTGGAGGAGTCATGTGGGCTGCCAAATTTCCCCAGATCAATCCGTTGATGGGTATTTTCCCAGGGTGGAAAGCATTTACCGCTGCGGTGGTTGGTGGAATTGGAAATGTGGTAGGCGCTATGATCGGAGGATTTATTATCGGTCTTGCCGAAATACTCATAGCAGCTTTTTTCCCGAGCTTGACTGGGTATAAAGATGCCTTTGTTTTCGGCTTGTTAATTCTATTTTTAATCATTAAGCCAAACGGAATCATGGGCGAAACTCTAAAAGAAAAGGTGTGA
- the xylH gene encoding Xylose transport system permease protein XylH, whose amino-acid sequence MGKRDYILTAILFVILLFGLWLAQKYLNAYMIRILNTAFIYVIAAVAYNLINGIAGQFSLGPNGFMALGGYTVALLMLPVYQKIQVYFLTPLIWPFSVITFPSYLFILSLVLGGLVAAGGAFLIGFPTLRLRGDYLAIASFGFSEIIFVLANNFIPLTNGALGIKGLPQYTNLWWTGGLAFLTVFLIRNLVNSSFGRALKAIREDEIAAQTMGINPFRMKLLAFAISGFFAGVAGGLFVTLISTVSPTLFTFAMTFNLLIIIVLGGLGSITGSVVTAFIFAFLQEILREVEAPHTIGSFTIPGIPGMRMVVFSALLVVLMIFYRRGLFGTKELSWDLVFRLFKKKEPQDEQ is encoded by the coding sequence ATGGGGAAAAGAGATTATATACTAACAGCAATACTCTTTGTCATCTTATTGTTTGGCTTATGGTTAGCCCAAAAATACCTGAATGCCTATATGATAAGAATATTAAATACTGCTTTTATCTATGTTATTGCTGCTGTTGCTTATAATTTAATCAACGGAATAGCTGGCCAATTTTCCTTGGGTCCGAACGGATTTATGGCTTTAGGTGGGTATACCGTTGCCCTGTTAATGTTACCGGTTTATCAAAAAATACAGGTTTATTTTTTAACCCCTTTAATTTGGCCTTTTAGTGTGATAACTTTTCCATCCTATCTCTTCATTCTTTCTTTAGTCCTTGGTGGTTTGGTTGCAGCTGGTGGAGCTTTTCTCATCGGTTTTCCCACCCTCCGATTAAGGGGAGATTATTTGGCAATTGCTTCCTTTGGCTTCAGTGAGATCATTTTTGTTTTAGCGAATAATTTTATCCCCTTAACCAACGGCGCTTTGGGCATTAAAGGTCTTCCGCAATATACCAATTTATGGTGGACGGGTGGATTGGCATTTCTCACAGTTTTTCTGATTCGGAATCTGGTGAATTCCAGTTTTGGGAGAGCTTTAAAAGCAATTCGGGAGGATGAAATAGCTGCCCAGACCATGGGCATCAATCCTTTTCGAATGAAGCTATTAGCCTTTGCCATAAGCGGTTTTTTTGCTGGTGTGGCTGGGGGTCTTTTTGTTACTTTAATAAGCACTGTTTCACCGACATTGTTCACTTTTGCAATGACCTTTAATTTGCTAATTATTATTGTATTAGGGGGTTTGGGGAGTATTACTGGTTCAGTGGTTACTGCTTTTATTTTTGCCTTTCTTCAAGAAATACTTCGAGAAGTTGAAGCTCCTCATACCATAGGTTCTTTTACCATTCCTGGCATCCCTGGAATGCGAATGGTGGTTTTTTCTGCATTGTTGGTTGTTTTGATGATATTTTATCGACGGGGGCTATTTGGAACCAAAGAATTATCGTGGGATCTGGTTTTTAGATTATTTAAGAAAAAGGAACCACAAGATGAACAATAA